In Lycium ferocissimum isolate CSIRO_LF1 chromosome 11, AGI_CSIRO_Lferr_CH_V1, whole genome shotgun sequence, a single genomic region encodes these proteins:
- the LOC132037354 gene encoding aquaporin NIP1-1-like codes for MADHQAANGNTHGVTLNIKEDDLNNHQDSSSTCTFLTVPFIQKVIAEMVGTYFLIFAGCGSVVVNADKGIITFPGIAITWGLVVMVMVYSVGHISGAHFNPSVTIAFATCKRFPWKQVPAYVAAQVLGATLASGTLRLIFTGKHDHFAGTLPSGSDFQSFVIEFIITFYLMFVISGVATDNRAIGELAGLAVGATILLNVMFSGPISGASMNPARSLGPAIVSSHYRGLWIYLVSPTLGAIAGAWVYNIIRFTDKPLREITKSGSFLKSKNSGT; via the exons ATGGCTGATCATCAGGCAGCTAATGGGAATACTCATGGTGTAACTTTGAATATTAAAGAAGATGATTTGAATAATCACCAGGATTCTTCTTCAACCTGCACCTTTCTTACTGTTCCTTTTATTCAAAAG GTAATAGCAGAAATGGTAGGAacatatttcttgatatttgctGGCTGTGGGTCAGTGGTTGTGAATGCAGATAAAGGAATAATAACATTTCCAGGAATAGCCATAACTTGGGGGCTAGTTGTGATGGTCATGGTTTACTCAGTTGGCCATATTTCTGGTGCTCATTTTAATCCTTCTGTAACTATTGCCTTTGCCACTTGCAAAAGGTTCCCTTGGAAACAG gTACCAGCTTATGTTGCAGCTCAAGTTCTTGGAGCAACACTAGCAAGTGGAACTTTACGTCTAATATTTACCGGAAAACACGATCACTTTGCCGGAACCCTACCTTCCGGCTCCGATTTTCAATCTTTTGTCATCGAATTTATAATTACTTTTTATCTCATGTTTGTCATCTCCGGCGTTGCAACTGACAATCGAGCT ATTGGAGAACTTGCTGGTCTTGCAGTGGGGGCAACAATTTTGCTTAATGTGATGTTTAGCGG GCCCATATCAGGTGCATCAATGAATCCAGCAAGGAGTTTAGGCCCAGCAATAGTGTCAAGCCATTACAGAGGCCTATGGATTTATTTGGTCAGCCCAACACTTGGAGCCATAGCTGGTGCTTGGGTTTACAA